One window of Xanthomonas sp. 10-10 genomic DNA carries:
- a CDS encoding YiiG family protein codes for MPRAFAPALFVLALGAGCSKQTTPTGNAAASKGADVPHDAQHALNAKLGAYIDCFNRVDLPLHAGAKHYIGSIDDADAGPSGRETRVAGPYDISDFDMKQCDAPVSAAAAAQPSLPALDTAARQYHAALQALRPISHQVADYYARQDYEDDQFAKGKQLHAPLMAALERYAQASSAFGAELEAQNDAAHREMLKTLEREQGRTREYYRLSMMLDAKQLTDVLQEDRFDIARANTLLEGFNRLSDEAHAKVADQEPDKLKWNSFETAAEDFRKQAKSRVKRVVDKTPYSRIEEGWLDSPSLAPEGSPRKLLNTYNALVSESNRQ; via the coding sequence ATGCCGCGTGCGTTTGCGCCCGCCCTGTTCGTGCTTGCGCTTGGCGCCGGCTGCAGCAAACAGACCACGCCAACCGGCAACGCGGCGGCCAGCAAGGGCGCCGATGTGCCGCACGATGCGCAGCACGCACTCAACGCCAAACTCGGTGCGTATATCGATTGCTTCAACCGGGTCGATCTGCCGCTGCATGCCGGCGCCAAGCATTACATCGGTTCGATCGACGATGCGGACGCCGGCCCGAGTGGGCGCGAAACGCGCGTTGCCGGCCCGTACGACATCAGCGACTTCGACATGAAGCAGTGCGATGCGCCGGTCAGTGCGGCGGCTGCCGCGCAACCGTCGCTACCGGCACTGGACACGGCGGCCCGGCAATATCACGCGGCCCTGCAGGCGCTGCGGCCGATCAGCCACCAGGTGGCCGATTACTACGCGCGTCAGGATTACGAAGACGACCAGTTCGCCAAGGGCAAGCAACTGCACGCGCCGTTGATGGCGGCGCTGGAGCGTTATGCGCAGGCCAGCAGCGCATTCGGTGCCGAGCTGGAAGCGCAAAACGATGCAGCGCATCGCGAAATGCTCAAGACACTGGAGCGCGAGCAGGGACGCACGCGCGAGTATTACCGGCTGTCGATGATGCTCGATGCCAAACAACTGACCGACGTGCTGCAGGAAGATCGGTTCGACATCGCGCGTGCAAACACGCTGCTGGAGGGCTTCAACCGGCTCTCGGACGAGGCGCATGCCAAGGTGGCCGACCAGGAGCCGGACAAACTCAAATGGAACAGCTTCGAAACCGCTGCGGAAGACTTCCGCAAGCAGGCCAAGTCGCGCGTGAAGCGCGTGGTCGACAAGACCCCCTACAGCCGCATCGAAGAGGGATGGCTCGATAGTCCCTCGCTGGCCCCGGAAGGATCGCCGCGCAAGTTGCTCAATACCTACAACGCGCTGGTGTCCGAGAGCAATCGCCAGTAA
- a CDS encoding NAD(P)-dependent oxidoreductase, giving the protein MTLSGKTLFITGASRGIGLAIALRAARDGANVVIAAKSAVANPKLPGTIHSAAEAVTAAGGQALALKCDIRDEEQVRAAVAATVETFGGVDILVNNASAIWLRGTLDTPMKRFDLMQQVNARGSFLCAQACLPHLLKAPNPHILTLAPPPSLNPAWWCAHTGYTLAKMGMSLVTLGLAAEFGPQGVAINALWPRTVIATDAINMLPGVDAAACRRPEIVADAAHAVLTRAAADFHGQFLIDDEVLTQAGVTDFSGYAVDPSRSLLPDLFLD; this is encoded by the coding sequence ATGACGTTATCAGGCAAGACCCTCTTCATCACCGGTGCCTCGCGCGGGATCGGTCTTGCGATCGCGCTGCGGGCTGCACGCGACGGAGCCAATGTGGTCATTGCCGCGAAATCGGCGGTGGCCAATCCCAAGCTACCAGGCACCATCCACAGCGCGGCCGAGGCGGTGACGGCGGCAGGTGGTCAGGCGCTGGCGCTCAAGTGCGACATCCGCGACGAGGAGCAGGTGCGTGCGGCCGTGGCCGCCACGGTCGAGACCTTCGGCGGTGTCGATATCCTGGTCAACAACGCCAGCGCGATCTGGTTGCGTGGCACGCTGGACACGCCGATGAAGCGCTTCGACCTGATGCAGCAGGTCAATGCGCGCGGCAGTTTCCTGTGCGCGCAGGCTTGCCTGCCGCATCTGTTGAAGGCGCCCAATCCGCACATTCTCACCCTGGCGCCGCCGCCGTCCTTGAACCCGGCATGGTGGTGCGCGCATACCGGCTACACGCTGGCCAAGATGGGGATGAGCCTGGTGACACTGGGGCTGGCCGCCGAATTCGGCCCTCAGGGCGTGGCGATCAATGCGTTGTGGCCGCGCACGGTGATTGCCACCGATGCGATCAACATGCTGCCGGGTGTGGACGCCGCTGCCTGTCGTCGCCCGGAAATCGTGGCCGACGCCGCGCATGCGGTGCTGACGCGCGCCGCGGCCGACTTCCACGGGCAATTCCTGATCGATGATGAGGTGTTGACGCAGGCCGGCGTCACCGATTTCAGCGGCTATGCGGTCGATCCGTCGCGGAGCCTGTTGCCGGATCTGTTTCTCGACTGA
- a CDS encoding serine/threonine-protein kinase, with product MSHEPAGNLPLKSDTFGRILLIRDAGRVFVRRDLSVAPWGLRGVAWWLARREALALRQLDGLPHTPRLLHWDGRHLDRSYLAGDAMYQRPPRGDLAYFRQARRLLQQLHRCGVAHNDLAKEANWLVQDDGSPAVIDFQLAVRGHPRARWMRLLAREDLRHLLKHKRMYCPAAITPVERRVLKRRSWVRELWFATGKPVYRFVTRRVLHWEDNEGQGPKP from the coding sequence ATGAGTCACGAGCCCGCAGGCAATCTGCCGCTGAAGTCCGATACGTTCGGGCGCATTTTGTTGATCCGCGACGCCGGCCGGGTGTTCGTGCGGCGCGACCTGAGCGTGGCGCCCTGGGGCCTGCGGGGTGTGGCCTGGTGGCTGGCGCGGCGCGAAGCGCTGGCGCTGCGCCAGCTGGATGGCCTGCCGCACACGCCACGTTTGCTGCATTGGGATGGGCGCCATCTGGACCGCAGCTATCTGGCCGGCGATGCGATGTACCAGCGCCCGCCGCGCGGCGACCTGGCGTATTTCAGGCAGGCGCGCCGGCTGTTGCAGCAGCTGCATCGGTGCGGCGTGGCGCACAACGATCTGGCCAAGGAAGCCAACTGGCTGGTGCAGGACGATGGCAGCCCGGCAGTGATCGATTTCCAGCTGGCGGTGCGCGGCCACCCACGCGCGCGCTGGATGCGTCTGCTTGCACGCGAGGACCTGCGTCACCTGCTCAAGCACAAGCGCATGTATTGCCCGGCCGCGATCACCCCGGTGGAACGCCGCGTGCTCAAGCGCAGGTCATGGGTGCGCGAGCTGTGGTTCGCCACCGGCAAACCGGTCTACCGCTTCGTGACCCGCCGCGTGCTGCACTGGGAAGACAACGAAGGGCAGGGGCCGAAGCCCTGA
- a CDS encoding VTT domain-containing protein, which translates to MNSWIDATLEWIGHHPTLAGVVIFAIAFCDAVIVLGAIVPALPLLFAIGVLIGLGQINGPYAVVCATLGAFVGDALSFWVGHRWGHQLHTYWPFRRYPQLLERGELLFRRNAFKSILIARYVGAVRPFVPAIAGMSHMPFKRYLVASGLACVSWALLFLVPGWVLGTAYDAVAAVAGRLFVVVALLAAVIGLAWAMVLYSYRWSAGHLDALLARLLEWSHRHPVLGNWSVSVFDPRRRESVPLAMMALMLLLLGWGWFVLLMVVLAHGEPLRVDLAVHDLMLALRNPLADYPMVALASLGDWQVLLPAIAAAMGYLAWRRRWMAVTHWVIALAFGLALTQLLGATVQVVRPPAASSGFGFPSVAVTMATIGFGFFALLIARELPGRRRVWPYLVSGAIVSLIGFARLYLGAHWLSDVVGGMLFGIFWLLVLGIAYRRRATRAFWVKPVSWTFYGVFVGCAIFFAPRNLDTKLAKFEPPPPLLMDLPASDWWEGQWRLLPARRNEFDDDQRWPLDVQVAGPLAPLQRQLEARGWRAQPQAGWEQALHLLDVSGRPDEVPILPATLDTQVEALLMVRHAAPGHVHVLRLWPAAARLQPNAQPLWVGSTQTLRYSRHFSLIGLWYPLRGVDPALSALRQALDPLPHRLEQRRRSQVPVILIDSSSENALRPEGKDNAAPQPETTASDPAASAPSQQRR; encoded by the coding sequence ATGAACTCATGGATCGACGCCACGCTGGAGTGGATCGGACACCACCCCACCTTGGCTGGCGTGGTGATCTTTGCCATCGCATTCTGTGATGCGGTGATCGTGCTCGGCGCCATCGTGCCCGCGCTACCGCTGCTGTTCGCCATCGGCGTGCTGATCGGGCTCGGCCAGATCAACGGGCCGTATGCGGTGGTTTGCGCCACGCTGGGCGCGTTCGTCGGCGATGCGCTGAGTTTCTGGGTGGGCCATCGCTGGGGTCACCAGTTGCACACGTATTGGCCGTTCCGCCGCTATCCCCAGTTGCTGGAACGCGGCGAGCTGCTGTTCCGGCGCAATGCCTTCAAGAGCATCCTGATCGCACGCTATGTCGGCGCGGTGCGGCCGTTCGTGCCGGCCATCGCCGGCATGTCGCACATGCCGTTCAAGCGCTACCTGGTTGCCAGCGGGCTGGCCTGCGTGTCGTGGGCGCTGCTGTTTCTGGTGCCGGGCTGGGTACTGGGCACCGCCTACGACGCCGTGGCCGCAGTGGCCGGGCGCCTGTTCGTGGTGGTCGCCTTGCTGGCTGCGGTGATCGGCCTGGCCTGGGCCATGGTGCTGTATTCGTACCGCTGGTCGGCAGGCCATCTGGATGCCCTGCTGGCGCGGCTGCTGGAGTGGTCGCATCGGCACCCGGTGCTGGGCAACTGGTCGGTCAGCGTGTTCGACCCACGCCGACGCGAGTCGGTCCCGTTGGCGATGATGGCGCTGATGCTGTTGCTGCTGGGCTGGGGCTGGTTCGTGTTGCTGATGGTGGTGCTGGCGCATGGCGAGCCGCTGCGCGTGGACCTGGCCGTGCACGACCTGATGCTGGCCTTGCGCAACCCGCTGGCCGATTACCCGATGGTCGCGCTGGCCTCGCTGGGCGATTGGCAGGTGTTGTTGCCGGCGATCGCCGCAGCGATGGGCTACCTGGCCTGGCGGCGCCGCTGGATGGCGGTGACGCACTGGGTGATCGCACTGGCGTTTGGCCTGGCGCTGACGCAACTGCTGGGCGCCACTGTCCAGGTGGTGCGCCCGCCGGCCGCCAGCAGCGGCTTCGGGTTTCCGTCGGTGGCGGTCACCATGGCCACGATCGGTTTTGGCTTCTTCGCGCTGCTGATCGCGCGCGAACTGCCCGGCCGGCGCCGGGTGTGGCCATATCTGGTCAGTGGCGCGATCGTCTCCCTGATCGGCTTCGCACGCCTGTACCTGGGCGCGCATTGGCTCAGCGACGTGGTCGGCGGCATGTTGTTCGGCATCTTCTGGCTGCTGGTGCTGGGCATTGCATATCGGCGCCGCGCCACCCGCGCGTTCTGGGTCAAGCCGGTGTCGTGGACCTTCTACGGCGTGTTCGTGGGCTGCGCGATCTTCTTTGCGCCGCGCAATCTCGACACCAAGCTGGCCAAGTTCGAGCCGCCACCGCCGCTGCTGATGGATCTGCCCGCCAGCGACTGGTGGGAGGGGCAATGGCGGCTGCTGCCGGCACGCCGCAATGAATTCGACGACGACCAACGTTGGCCGCTGGACGTACAGGTTGCCGGCCCGCTCGCGCCGCTGCAACGCCAGCTCGAAGCGCGCGGCTGGCGGGCACAACCGCAGGCGGGCTGGGAGCAGGCGCTGCATCTGCTGGATGTGAGTGGCCGCCCGGACGAAGTTCCGATCCTGCCGGCCACGCTGGACACCCAGGTTGAAGCCTTGCTGATGGTGCGTCATGCCGCGCCAGGGCACGTGCATGTGTTGCGCCTGTGGCCTGCAGCCGCGCGCTTGCAACCCAATGCGCAGCCATTGTGGGTAGGCAGCACGCAGACGCTGCGCTACAGCCGCCACTTCAGCCTGATCGGCCTGTGGTACCCGCTACGCGGTGTGGACCCTGCACTGAGCGCGTTGCGCCAGGCACTGGACCCCTTGCCGCATCGCCTGGAACAGCGTCGACGCTCGCAGGTGCCCGTGATACTGATCGACAGTAGCTCGGAAAATGCGTTGCGGCCAGAAGGCAAAGACAATGCTGCACCGCAGCCGGAAACCACCGCATCCGACCCGGCGGCATCGGCTCCGTCACAACAGCGCCGTTGA
- a CDS encoding bestrophin family ion channel has translation MIIDVKPRVADVVSQVWRTLAVLFVWDVLITIIYYVLPFRAPALPLTIFGSALALFLGFRANSTYQRWWEGRVLWGQMINASRNLVRLSVSILSAPEAAALGRTIALRQVAYVNALRCQLRRLPVAMALEPRLEADEVAAVITRTNVANGLLDTTGRAVEQARRAGWIDSIQQASVERILVDIANAQGGMERLKNTPLPYQYRFYPNLFTRLFCVLLPIGLVETLQYATPVGSTVAGLMFLAVLKIGDELVDPFANTIHDLPLDTMCRTVEIDALQAIGEQAPEPMQPVDGVLW, from the coding sequence TTGATCATCGATGTCAAACCGCGTGTGGCGGATGTAGTCAGTCAGGTCTGGCGGACCCTGGCGGTGTTGTTTGTCTGGGACGTGTTGATCACGATCATCTATTACGTGCTGCCGTTCCGCGCGCCGGCATTGCCGTTGACCATCTTCGGTTCGGCACTGGCGTTGTTCCTGGGCTTCCGCGCCAATTCCACCTATCAGCGCTGGTGGGAAGGGCGGGTGCTGTGGGGGCAGATGATCAATGCATCGCGCAACCTGGTGCGTTTGAGCGTCAGCATCCTGTCTGCGCCGGAAGCTGCAGCGTTGGGGCGCACGATCGCGCTGCGTCAGGTCGCCTACGTCAACGCATTGCGTTGCCAGTTGCGGCGGCTGCCGGTGGCGATGGCACTGGAGCCGCGGCTGGAGGCCGACGAAGTAGCAGCGGTGATCACCCGCACGAACGTGGCCAATGGCTTGCTCGACACGACAGGCCGCGCAGTGGAACAGGCGCGTCGCGCTGGCTGGATCGATAGCATCCAGCAGGCCAGCGTCGAGCGCATCCTGGTGGATATCGCCAACGCGCAAGGCGGCATGGAGCGGCTGAAAAACACGCCGTTGCCGTATCAGTACCGCTTCTATCCGAACCTGTTTACGCGGCTGTTCTGCGTGCTGTTGCCGATCGGCCTGGTGGAAACGCTGCAGTACGCCACCCCGGTGGGATCGACGGTGGCCGGCTTGATGTTCCTGGCGGTGCTGAAGATCGGCGATGAGCTGGTCGACCCGTTCGCCAACACTATCCATGACCTGCCGCTGGACACCATGTGCCGCACGGTGGAGATCGATGCGCTTCAGGCCATCGGTGAGCAAGCGCCGGAGCCGATGCAGCCGGTGGATGGCGTGTTGTGGTGA
- a CDS encoding LON peptidase substrate-binding domain-containing protein yields MASPPAMADTSALPLFPLHSVLLPGAAMGLRVFERRYLDLVRECGRSGTSFGVCLILDGNEVGVPATPAAFGTEVRIEDFDVGADGVLVLRLRGTRRFHVQRSRIRDNGLVVGEVSWCEPDTDDELRPEHSLLATVLERMLEQVGGEFASVGPGLLDQSAWVGWRLAELLPLTEQQRLSLLQQDDPHRRLDQLLAWMP; encoded by the coding sequence ATGGCATCGCCCCCCGCCATGGCCGACACCAGCGCCTTGCCGCTGTTTCCGTTGCACAGCGTGTTGTTGCCCGGCGCGGCGATGGGGCTGCGCGTGTTCGAGCGCCGCTATCTGGATCTGGTGCGCGAGTGCGGACGCAGCGGCACCAGCTTCGGTGTGTGCCTGATCCTGGATGGCAACGAGGTTGGCGTGCCGGCAACGCCGGCGGCGTTCGGCACCGAGGTGCGCATCGAGGATTTCGATGTGGGCGCCGATGGCGTGCTGGTGCTGCGCTTGCGCGGCACGCGTCGCTTTCATGTGCAGCGCTCGCGCATCCGCGACAACGGGCTGGTAGTGGGCGAGGTGAGCTGGTGCGAGCCCGACACCGACGACGAATTACGGCCCGAGCACAGTTTGTTGGCAACCGTGCTCGAGCGCATGCTCGAACAGGTGGGCGGCGAATTCGCATCGGTCGGTCCAGGGCTGCTGGATCAGTCCGCGTGGGTGGGCTGGCGGCTGGCCGAATTGCTGCCGCTGACCGAACAGCAACGCCTGTCGCTGTTGCAACAGGACGACCCGCATCGGCGCCTGGATCAGTTGCTGGCCTGGATGCCCTGA